The genomic region AACAGATTAGCTGGTCAGCATTCATCAGATATTTAGTATTTAATGAGTAGTGCCTAATATTTAGTATTTAATGTGTAATCTCTATTGTTTAATGTctcatatttaataattcatatttaataattcatatttaatacgtaatatttaataattcatatttaataCGTAATATTTAGTGTCTAatgtttaataattaattttaatgtcTAATAACTACCATATGTTTCCCCCCCTTCTcagatatatgtaaaaatttaaatgccaattattttatttaacattCAAGCGTTCACTTCCCTTATGCGtgaatgtttttttttttttttttttccacaaAAGATGTTTACTATTTGGTCCCTTATCACAAATAAAGAATGcttctatattttaaatgctAACTCCACTTTcctgtgtatatatatatgaatatacgtATGATATATCTGCACATCGTTCCGACATTAGCTCTTCTTTCAACTCCTCCTCTAATAGttgtgcttttttttttttttttttttggtggGGGTGGAGACTATATTTGGGGGATGTATAGTACCGTTCATAGAGGTTGCACAACTTAAGGGAATTAActcgtaatttttttttttttttttttttttttttgcaagcTTCTTTGCTTTTTTCCTTCCCTTTACGCATTTTTAGCTCATTTTAACTCATTTTTATCGCTCTACAGCTTCGCTTCCCCGTTAAATTCCACTCTACTGTCCTTGCCTTTTGGCGTAGGAGACGACCCACTCGCGCGCATTTTGTATCGTTTTATGGGGGTCATGTTTCGagaataaaaagaaggaCTGAATTTCGGCCATACTTAAATGAaagttttgaaaaatttttgcaAATTCTTGAGCTAATTCTGTATGTTCAGgaaaaaaacgtaaaaacattttttgatATTGATATGTCCCTGCATATGGAATAAGTATTTTTACATCTACTCTACCTGGTCTGATAAGAGTACTAGGAAGTCtatctatattatttgtagTCATGAAAATTATCCTTTCCTCTGTAGCTACCACTCCGTCTAGGGCATTTAGAAGTCCACTGTATGATACTCCTAACGTTCTAAGATTGTTATGGCTACCAAATGGGGAATTGGACAAATGGGCAGTTGATAAGGGGTTACTACTCGGTGTGCAGTTACTACTTAATGTTGATGTGGAACTATCTTTTGCCCCCCCATTATCCGAATTAAAAGCAGCgagaaaaacaaaatctATGTCTTCCAATATGAGCATAGTTTTTGGAGGAACATTTGCAAGTAAATGTATGAATCTGTCATCCGTTagatatatatcattaatgtTTATTGTACAAATGTTGAAGTCAAAGTACCCAGCCAAAGCACTTATAAGACTAGTTTTCCCACATCCTGGTGGGCCATGTAACAAGTAACATCTTCTATATGGTATACCTTTATCAATATACCAATTGCTTGAGTTAAGAAATGTATCTATATCattaattatgtatgtatctaAGTGTTCAGGTAAAATAACTGATTTTATTggccttttatttttagggGTACCGAATGGTCTCCACTCATGTCCAAAGCTTTTATATAGTAATGTTTTTccttcttcctttttatcaatatattttttagcatcgtttaaaattttttcaaaaatatattttgaccAAATGAATGTACTTAATTTGACATTTTCAAATGGTAATGATCTATTCACTTCAGATATCATGTTTTTCTCTCTATTCCGTtctacaaaaattatattattttcataaactAGTAAATGGTTACCTACACTTggtaaaaaggaaaaaatagtattCTTATTATTCTTCTCTTTAATTATCTGTGTTTTTAAACTTAAATGTCTACTTATTATTCCTTTCTTTACTATGTATTCCATTACCCAAAAATATGAAGCATCGTTAATAGTTATTTCTAAAGATGTGAACAAGTTTTTTTTAACTGCTTGATAAATTGAACTATTTAATCTGTTTGCTATTGTCACAAATGCACCTACTGATATTATTCCAACTCCTGCACTAAAATATTCGTTCTTTgttatattcttaaaaattgaTTCAACAAAACCGCAATTTGCATCTACCACATTGCCCGCACTTCCTTGTTTTTCCGCGTTCAACTCGTAGCCCTTGTTCATCATCAACTTGTTCATTATGCTTAGGTTGATCTACCAGTGCTTATGCCAACACTCATGTAGGGGAAATACAcgctttttttccttcagtGTTTATCAGTGTTTGGCACTTCAACAGTTTTActctttatatattctatcctttcttttttccttttgtacTAATATTCCTttctcttttccttttctataTCTTTTGTTGTTTCTGTTTCCACGTCAATTTCTTTAtctatttccttttttttttttttttttttttttttctgtttcttATATATAGCCTTAATTACATCATTCTCATTTTTACCATAGCGCATTTATGCctctataaatttatttgctCCTTCACTTTTTTCCCgtatttttgttattctgTGTCCATGCCCTTTTTACCATTCGCACGTTCAAGAAGCTCTGACCGCAAGTAAGTTTTtctgtatatacatacacacacgcatatatgtatgtatatatatatatatgtatgtatatatatatgtatgtatatatatatatatatatatgtgaatacATACGCTTGTGTTGCCTATGTTTGCATACTTCTATGCTtgaatctttttttttttttctcttttatatatttgctcTTGGCTGCGTAATTTAGAAAAGCTATATATTCGCTTTATTTTCTACGGAAATATTAAAACGGGACGGtgcaaaatttttcaaaatttaccACTTGTTTTAATGtacttcattttgtttttatttacaaaaaataaacatggtacctatttaaaatttctgtTTGAACTGAATTTCTTTGAAGTTCCTAACTTTCGAAGAAAACGTAAGTCAAGTTAAATAAGAGaagatattatttttatgattgCTCATCCGTCGGttatattattcatgttATTTTGCACTTTTGTCATTAGCATTATCATTGTCATTTTgtcattttgttatttttatttttatttttattttttaatttattttatgttttttcccAGTTATATTCCATATAGCATTACAGAGCACTCATGTTAAATTGAGGGCGATGCTGTTCTTTTTATCGTTTGAGAAATTACGTCAGAAAAAAGAAGcgatttaaatgaaaatttttatatctttttatttatgcaaCACACCAcacatttattaataatatatgctgAGCAAATTTTTGTTGAAGAAAGGGGAGGAGTAGCTCCGTCCATGCTAGTTGTTCTACATAAGAggttacacatatatatacatatatgtataaatacgtaaatatatacataaatacttCTTTACGCTTTATTTAAACGTTTTTGAGTATAAATGTAGGCGAGGGATGGAAACAAGCAAAATCCACTACTTGTCCTTAAAATCAAGTGGTTAGATAAAACTACCAAACTGTTATTTAAAGCAAATTTTCGAATCGATAAAattatcaaattttttaagtttgtAAAAGGGAACAAAGAGATTAAAAAgctccctttttttttgttttattttttatttttttgaattccCCAATTGGTGAAGAagcatacaaaaaaaaaaaaaaaaaagaagaaaaaaaaaatacatatattaaatactAAACAATTCATACCcctatattaataattctcATAGAAAGGGTTATAGAATGAAATAGAAATGAAACTCTAAATTGTTAGACTCTTGGGGGGAAAATTGATTGGCACGTACGTGCTGAgaaggcaaaaaaaaaaaaaaaatacatacatacatacatatacatgcatttgtttgtatacatttacgtatacataaattattaaacgtataattacatttgtatatttcttttttgtaaacaaaatataagtgTATTTTCCCTATGATAAGAGGATGATGTAGTTACGTATCTCCTCTTtgttcttccttttttttttaagaaaattcaaaagaatatttaGCGTTAAAAGGAGAataccattttttaaatgtgcTCCTATACTTATATAACAATGACTTATACGTAAGatattcacaaaaaaaaaaaaaaaaaaaaaaaaaaatgattatatacGCACATATCTAATTATCTATTTAATaatgcataatatatatgtatgtacatatacttCAATGtgatatatgtatttttaaatgcgCATGAAGcaattttaaatttgtaaaaaaagtaatataatgaaaaaataaaaagggcaagaacgaaaaaaaattattataaaacttGCTGAAGAGAGACGAAAAgaactattttattatttatgtacatatatatatatatgtatatatgtaatatataatgttatatttataaatgcgTTTTTAAGAACAAATCATATTAAGAATATCTTTTcgttatttttaagaaaaaaaaaaaaaaaaaaaattaataaaaaaagtaaaaaaacgaaaaaaagtaaaaatacgaaaaaaacgaaaaaaagtaaaaatacgaaaaaaacgaaaaagaaaaaaaattaatataattgggaaaaaaaaaaaaatacatcaaTATGCCATACAAATACAAAGATAGGgatttatacattatatatcatatatatatatgcgtatgttccttttttaaatgggtaaaaatataattaattatagcgtaaaaaaagaaaaaattaaaaaaattaaagaaagtTGATGTGTGATACTTTTAAATTGATCGTTTGCAAATTACAATTATGAACTTCGCTTAGCATTAAAGTTTATTGGACGTATGCGAATGGGAAAAATTAACTATTACATTtgtacgcatatatacatatatatgtgtatgtatatgcatgtgtatatatatgtatatatatatatatatgcgtaaatatatgtatatatatatatatgcgtaaatatatgtatatatatatatatgcgtaaatatatgtatatatatatatatgtgtaaatatatgtatatatatatatttcttttatttttgtattgtAATTTTGCTTTCGTTTTACCCTTGCCTTTCCGTTttcctaattttttatttttcattaatacaATATGGAAGATGGTAGAAGGTACAGTATGCAAGCCAACTGGGATATGAATAATTACGACAAGAACGTAACTTATTATAATAGCAGTAGCATgaacaatattaataattttgataGCATGAATGGTGGTGCTAACATGATGAACGCGAATAATATGGGTAGTTCTGCAAACATGATCAGTTCTACCAATATGTGTGGTGTGACTGGTCAGAGTAGCTGCTACTACAATAGTagtgaagaaaataaatcaGTCTTTAAGATGAACGAAGGTAATAACAATATGTATTTCCATGAAGAAGGTTTTTGCAATAATGGCGGTAACATGAACctaatgtataataatattaataataacagtagctataacagtaatagtaatagtaatagtaacagtaacagtaacagtaatattattatcaatagtaacagtaatgGCAATGGTAATATTgatagtaacagtaacaataatagcaatagcaATAGAAATAGTAATAGTCTTAGTAACAATTTTAGTATATGTAACGCGAGTTACCCCCCAGGGAGCTATAACAACtattgtaattataatatgaacTATCAAATGATGAATGGTAACAACTACCCGAATAGTTTAATGAGTTCCTCTTCAAATTATTACTCAAGTGAAcaatatgtattaa from Plasmodium malariae genome assembly, chromosome: 11 harbors:
- the PmUG01_11059600 gene encoding mitochondrial chaperone BCS1, putative, which gives rise to MNKLMMNKGYELNAEKQGSAGNVVDANCGFVESIFKNITKNEYFSAGVGIISVGAFVTIANRLNSSIYQAVKKNLFTSLEITINDASYFWVMEYIVKKGIISRHLSLKTQIIKEKNNKNTIFSFLPSVGNHLLVYENNIIFVERNREKNMISEVNRSLPFENVKLSTFIWSKYIFEKILNDAKKYIDKKEEGKTLLYKSFGHEWRPFGTPKNKRPIKSVILPEHLDTYIINDIDTFLNSSNWYIDKGIPYRRCYLLHGPPGCGKTSLISALAGYFDFNICTININDIYLTDDRFIHLLANVPPKTMLILEDIDFVFLAAFNSDNGGAKDSSTSTLSSNCTPSSNPLSTAHLSNSPFGSHNNLRTLGVSYSGLLNALDGVVATEERIIFMTTNNIDRLPSTLIRPGRVDVKILIPYAGTYQYQKMFLRFFPEHTELAQEFAKIFQNFHLSMAEIQSFFLFSKHDPHKTIQNAREWVVSYAKRQGQ